TCACGCGCCAGCCGCTCCAATGCGGCGGCACGGGCACGGCCTGGCCGGCGTATTTTTGCTCGACGGCCTTGAACGCCTCCTCCAACGCGGACCGGCCGGTGACGACGGTGCTTTGCGGGGAGGCCCATGAGCTTATCTGGCTGGCGTGCGGGCGGGAGTGAAAATACGCGCCGGCTTCCTCCTCCGGGATGGGCGCGGCGGTGCCTTCGGCGATGACCTGCCGCTCCATCACGTGCCAAGGGAACAGCAGGGAGGCGAGCGGGTTGTCGGCGAGTTCGCGGCCTTTGCGACTTTCGCGGTTGGTGAAAAAACGAAACCGCGCGCATCGAGGCGCTTGAGCAGCACCATGCGCGAGGAGGGGCGTCCGTCGCGCGTGGCGAGCGAGCAGACCATGGCGTTGGGCTCGGGGAGTTTTGCCGCGGCGGCCTCCTGAAACCATTTTTCGAACTGGCGGAACGGGTCGCGGGCAAGGCTTTTTTCAGACAGCCCGGCGAGGGAGTAGTCCTTGCGAAGGTCGGAGAAATCCATGATGGGCGCCAGCCTAGCCTGCGGCGGCGCGCGGGCGAGGCCGGAGTTTGGGAGCGGCGGCCAGTCCGCATTACTTATGGGAAAATCGCACGCTCCGGCAATTTGTAACCCATTGGGCTACAGATTGCCGGGACGCGGTTGGGTGGGGGCAGGCGCTGGAGAGCCCTGTAAAAAAAGCGCGCCGGGATGCGGCGCGCTTTGCGAGTGGATTTGAGGAATGATTTTCCGCGCCTTCGCTCAGCGGGCGAGCCAGCCGCCATCGACGGCGAGGGTATGGCCGTTGATGTAGTCGGAGGCGGGCGAGGCGAGGAAGACCACGGTGGTCATGAGGTCGTCCGGCGTGCCCCAGCGTCCGGCGGGGATGCGGTCGAGGATGGCCTGGTTGCGGGCCGGGTTCTCGCGGATGGGACGGGTGTTCTCCGTGGCGATGTAGCCGGGCGCGATGGCGTTGGTGCAGATGCGGTGCGGCGCGAGCTCGTTGGCCATGAGCATGGTGAGGCTCTTGATGCCGCCCTTCGACGCGGCGTAGCCGGGCACGAGGATGCCGCCTTGGAAGGAGAGCATTGAGGCGATGTTGATGATCTTGCCGCCGCGGCCTTGCGCGATCATCTGCTTCGCCACGGCCTGGCTGAGGAAGAAGGGCGTGGAGAGGTTGATGGCGATGACGTCGTTCCAGTTTTTCGCGCTGTGCTCGGTGAAGGGCTCGCGGCGGATGATGCCGGCGTTGTTGACCAGGATGTCCACGCCGCCGAGTTGCTTGACC
This genomic stretch from Termitidicoccus mucosus harbors:
- the kduD gene encoding 2-dehydro-3-deoxy-D-gluconate 5-dehydrogenase KduD, encoding MSKLLDQFKLDGKVAIVTGAGRGIGQGYALALAEAGADVALVDVIPMDETAAKIAALGRKTVSITADLSKGAETAPGIIAEVVKQLGGVDILVNNAGIIRREPFTEHSAKNWNDVIAINLSTPFFLSQAVAKQMIAQGRGGKIINIASMLSFQGGILVPGYAASKGGIKSLTMLMANELAPHRICTNAIAPGYIATENTRPIRENPARNQAILDRIPAGRWGTPDDLMTTVVFLASPASDYINGHTLAVDGGWLAR